TAACTATCAGATGACGGCATCAGGAACCTCCGTCGCCATTCCCACCACGACCTCGCTACGTAACGCGGGCGCGGCGTACGCGCAGCGCGGGTGCGGCGGTCGTTGAACCGCGACTGTTTGCCAACTCAGCTTGCTCGACAGATTATTGATATCGATGACTGCCATGCCACGTGGCTGATGAAAGGCCTGCTTGTGAGACTGCCAACTGGGATATGGGTGACGGTGGACAcccacgtatttttttaaacggaAGTAATAAGTCGTTATAGGTTTTTAAGAGCAGATCGTTTTTGAAACTAGAGCATTGGACTTAGCGAAATTATCCACGTCTAGTTCATCTAGAGCTACGAACATACCAACGACATATGAATTAACTCTTGAATGGGTAAagattttttatcattttactaCAACAATCTTGGAACCGAACATTCAGGATGGATTCCACGAAAGAGTGCTCAAACTTCAGAACCATTATGTTCTTAACTGACTTACTTGAAGCCTGACGTTTTCGAAAGTTCATCTATTCAAAACAATGTTAAACTGTCGGTATTACAAAAGCAAGCCAGCACTGTGAAAACGTTGCAACAATAGCTGGCACCACATACGCGTTGAGTGAGAGCTGTCGATCGTCGCCATTGTACCGATGCAGCATGCATGATGCCTCGTTATTCATGCACTGCAGAAAAACAAGGGAATTCTTAATTCAGTTGGACTGACAGGTCACCGTCCTTTAGAGGTGGAGACAGTTTCTATAGAAAAGTTTTTTAAAAGacctaatttaaaattttattttgtcaaccGCGTTAATTTATTTGCGAATGTTAATTAACGTGACTGGCAAAACAGAAGTACTtggctaaaaatattttacatcacCCTGAAATAAGCAAAACACTTTCGTATGGAATGTTAACTGTGAGTATATAATGTAAAAAGTACTTATTTCACTTCTGATTTAAGACCTCTTTGGGGATCGTGGAGCTTTTAAATGTGCAGCGTCTCACCTCGACCCCGCGATAATTAATCTTCCGTTGTTTTTACATCCTCGTTTCTCCTTGATGTTCACTTCTTATCTTCGCCCATTACGCACGCTTCGTGCAGTAGAAAATGAAGTAGGCACATACGAATTCTAACCCGCGTTCTCATTTTGCATGCATTCGTTGGCTTAAATGCTCATAAGGCCGCCTCATGACCTAAAATTTACACCTGCGCACTGTCTGAGTAATTGTGTCTATACAATACCATTTCATTGTTGGCAATATGGATTCTTATAAtacaacttttattaaaatatcactTGTAGTAAGTCACttaatttactttaaagtgCTTACATTTTAGGCTTTCTAttttctaagattttttttcctttgcCTGCAGGCGTAGGCCGTTGCAGCAGTCAGTCGTCGAGCGAGCGCGAATCCGACGAGAGTCCGCGAGGGTCGGAGCCGTCGGCCCCTGTTCCCATACCTGACAGCGAGGACCTGCAACGGCGCAAGGAGGAGGCGCGAAGGAAGCGCCGAAGGAAGAAGCGCTCTGGAAGCTCGGTGGTCACATCGTGTTTCCAAGGTACAGCCGCAAACCATTCGCAATTTTTTTTGAGCTGCTTCTTAATCTAGCAAATGTGCCATGAGCGAGTATTAATTCTGCTTCACATTGTGCGCTAATTGCGCAACTCATCAAGGTTCGCAAAAAGTACGCAATCTACAGTTAACTAATGAGCGCATtcgctatactctgtatctttaggtatttaaacgaaagtaaacaaacaattttaacattttcgggtagttataacatttattggttaaccaaccaaatacaaaaccgcctggatctgtcactgaacaacctgactttaacgtacattatttgatcatgtaatgttttcatctaccctcaacaggcttaaggagccatttgagggcagattttgtttacttttagttAAGTATAGAGTATAGACTTGGACGCACCTTTAAGCGATTGAACTAGGTTCTTTCAACAAAAGAGGGCGACTACTAATATCTAAATTTTCGTAGCTAGTATTATAGAATAGCTCCGGAAGCCTTAATGTCGCAACACTTTCAAGGTGAACCGACAAAAATCACTCTGAACTTTGCTGTCGTAGTAGTACGGCATAAATTCGTCTGGCTTCTTATAGTCATCATAGTTAATATTCAAATGGTAGCTTGAGTCATGTGATAGTCAAAAAAAAGTATATGGTGTCATTACCGCCTTCGCCAGACAGGATCACCATGACTCAAGCACTAATCATAAAGTAGGAAATTATCAATAGGTATCGATATCGACGCGTCGAATTCTGTCAACAATTTTATTAGGTCTATTAAATCGTGTCAAGGTGAGCGTGAATAATGACCAGATTGTTAACAGTTTCCGTATTTACATTGACAAAATGGGTGTTCAACGTGATCTTTAGTAAATTACAGTTTAACGTTCAAGGCGTTTTAAAAATCCCTTCAAATGACCTTAGTTAGGTTATTGAACCATAGTTTCTATTAGGATTCGATGTATGATGCAAATTGCACAACCATCGCTTTCTGTTTCTATGTCCGTTTGTACGTTTCCGCCAGTCCACTTTTATTGTAGTTGAGCATTTGGTATCGTATCCAAAAGTATTACAACTTTTATGTAACGTAGAAGTTGTAGAACATAGAAACTAGGATCTTTAATCAAAGAGTAAGAAATAGGAAGTTTATTGACATGAGCGTACGTAGCTGAGGAAGTATAATGGTATTTATTACCAACAAgacatgtttatttataattattttagctTAGGTCGGAGAAAAAACAACAAGCGCCAAAGAAAACAGGTTTTTTAACTTGGCTTTTGATTTACCTATCCTAGCCATCTTAATACCTACCGGATACGGGGACTAGACGGGGACGATATAGATTAGATGTTATGAAGGTAATAGTGGAATATCAATTTGGAAAGACGAGGCACTTTTAGGATCACATccgcatatttatttatttaacagaaAATAACTTGTTCCAGACCTTTACAAGCTCACGGGCGAGGTATTGGGCGAGGGTGCGTACGCCTCGGTGCAGACATGCGTGAACATCTACACTGGGCAGGAGTTCGCTGTGAAGATCATCGACAAAGTGCCGGGGCACGCCCGCGCCCGGGTGTTCCGCGAGGTGGAGACCTTCCACTACTGCCAGGGACACCCAAACATAATCCAGCTCATTGAATTCTTTGAGGACACCGACAAGTTTTACCTTGTCTTTGAGAAGGTAAGTGTAGTGACTTGAAACACCCTTAAGTTTTTTAATGGTTTCTTCTGGATTCTGGGCACTATAGCTGTTGTACTCATCCGTAAGACGCGTTGTAAGATAGAATTAGAAGATTTATCGTTTTGTGGAAAACCTGTCATGATTTTATCGTTTTGACCGATGCTAAATGAGTGCACAATAAAGGAAAGATCTGTTACTTGTGACATATAACTCGCTTTacttagtttatatagatatcaTATTTCTATCTGATTGCCAGAATACAAGTGCATCGTAAAGCGAAACTCTTTTTGTGCAGATGAAAATATCAGATAACTGTGACCCGACACGCTTCCCATTGTCTGTTTAGTGGTTACTTTGGAACTGTTACTTGTAAATCATACACGCactacaatttaaattaatatacccACTACACTAcagatttgttttatttagaaatagcTGTAGGTAAGTAACCTATAGCAAGTTATTATAGACGGTCATTGGTCCTTGTTTGCCGAATGTGCAAGCCTTAAACTTTCTCTCGCAGTTACATCACGAAACCATGTAGGTACTTTTACCACCATTATAGGCAGGGCAGGTATAGTTGGTTAGTAACATGAATGTAATCAATTTTCAACTAAAAGTTCACTACTTTGGCAACGCCGTTTTAGgttcaaaactgtttttatgACACAGCTGTTCGGAATTTTTCATTTTCCACTATATTAGTCATGCAGTAGTACCTGTATGTACTCCGTTGGTAAAGCTACCGTTTCGAGCGCGTTATTTTCAAGTTAACTGACGAAATATTTAGTCACTGATGTAATGATAAAGTATTCTCATTGTTTCCTATTTATTTTGACGTGTCACGGATTCATGAATATGTAAGATTAGATGTGTTTGTCTTTTTGTATTGATGTCATATAATAAGATATAAGATATTCGGTGATAACACATCGTAGATATTTGCCGCTTTTAGCAATGACTCAACGAAACAGTCGCGCCATATGGATAAACACGCGTatcctatataatatataacaatgAATTGTTCAGATATCGGTATTCGCAATATTGACATTCAGAATTCTGTTAATTCAACTTATTGTTATAGTTTAGCGGTAAACTAAAGACACAaactgtacctatattatacTATAGTACCTATGTAAACAATTACTCACTTTGTTATGGTGCGTGTTATCTACAAGCATTGAGGAAACAGATATGTCGTTGACCACTAACCCGACTACCGcaatactaattaaattatgaaattaatttattattgtcgTGCTCCAGATAAGTACATCTCGCAGAGTTACTAGTATTGTTCCAAggctataaatatattttttgctcaTATGAAATTTAACGTGAACATGTTTCAAAACCGCTGAAGCCACAATAACGTGTAGCGGCAATGTTTCGCTTTAAACTTTCGAGGAACATTTAGTGCCTGCCTGGAGTTACTTATTTTAACTTGAAGTCTAAATGCTACCAGCGAGCTATCTTGTTACCGCCTGCAAACTGCAACGACTGCAAATAAATCCGTTCTCGATACAATGTTTAAATCCGGTTAGTGGCAGAATTATGCAGTAGCCAGCGGTTTCCATTAACGATCTGTCTTTCTTTACTATGTCTGCGATAACCTTAAACATCTCGTAAAGCCATGAGAGGACTTTTAGATGAAATAACTACCTGTTTCGGCGTAATCGGCCTATTTGTTTGGCACCTTATCTTTACTCGTTATGTGTTCCTGTTCTACGCGATAAACCCGTGGACCGCGTTGTAAAGAATCATGGCTTACCACGTGACGTGTATCTTAATCTACTCAGTTATAGCAATTAAGGTAGGTAGGTGGCGTGGCGTTGCCAGCACAAAAAAACCAATTATACTGGAAAGAAAAAATGTAGTATGTCATGCCGCTTCGTTTCATGATGGCGACTCTTTTTTATTCTGTTCTATTCTGTTTCtttatttgcttttataagATACAAGTATCATGCAAAATtttatacaagaaaataaacttaGCCTAAATCATGCATAacattcaaaatgaaatttaaaataacatttgactAAAGACTGATAAATATCCTAACTAACTTAAGGATGTCACATTTCAAAATATGTTATACATCATTATTTTGTGTTTCTAAATTAACATGATAGTATTAGTTACTTCGCAGAATATTTAACGTTCTTTCTAAGCCTTTATTGTCCTTATCCTATCACATCAGTAGGCACAAATAATAACCCTGTTTTGCTGCGAATACACTTGTAGTCACGCGGTCGCAGATCACGTTTTCACATTTGAATCAGTTGACCACATTATAGATCACAACATTGCATAGATTTAATGTTAATGCATCAACTGAATGATAACAGTGTTGTGACATATGCTCGGGAAGTTCAAATCCGAATCCAATCATACCGCACATAAGGTCCAATCGGAACGTTAGACTAACATCGAAGCGTATAATCggtataatgtattttatttgggGCGCTCTCGGTGCTTAACTCGCTGGCTTATTGTTTTAATCgggtatttaaaattttaaatgggACAGTACTTACTCGTCAGTTGCGACATTTTTctacataaacataaaaaaaaactgttgggTAATGGCGATATACGTCAAGCTTAACATATCGAACGTAAACAACCAGAAGTCCGTGTCAGCGAGTGCGGATCAACTGaattgcttttaaaaataaagttaggtAGAATATGGAAATGAGAGATTATTTAGTTTTTGCAATAATACCTACTTTTATGTGTTGTGTTGACGAGTCTTATATTTCTTTACTCGTCTTCCTATACAAAACATTCATATGTAGATTTCAGAAGAGATAAGAAGAAcattaggtaataatattttcagcaCACCTGGGCCCTGTTTCTCAAAAAATACAAGCCTTGTATTACAAGTGTGTATTACAAGATACACCATTACCATATTAGGGTTACTATAGGGTAACGCTTgtatttcaacatttttcacAAGTTTCTGTTTCatgttgattgattgattttgattgatttatttattggtaaaatcgttgttttacaagtcaggattacattaaatatttacataataagattaaataactaataatatttacaaattataacatttacaactaaatgttatatgtataattaatcaaCCATTAAGATGACACTATTTTTACGCGTTAGTTATgttatgtaaaatgtaaatgtatattgttaCATGTATtgtgttgttatgtatttaaatgtTCTAATCATTTTCTTTTTGCAGCAGTAAAAAAAGCTTAATAAAACCGCCTTGTAGTAAGCATCTCTTTGAGAAACAGAATTAAATACACTTGtacaaatttagttttaaatgtaatCATGTATACTGGTAACTTTCAAGAAATAGGGTAAAGACTCTTGATGTTTCAAAAACTTTGAGCTGTTTGCTCGTGTTGGCTGATTGAATGGactttaagtgatgattttgaattaaTCATGttaatttgcatttgatttgtaatgttagTTGATGTTTTCCTCGCGTTTGTATGCTGAAAATTGTTGTTTCACAcgggagcaaagtttgtttaactcgcTACGCtcttggttcaattttggaatctttcccttgctcggatatcaatattagcactagcggttaaacaacaactttgcccccttgtaaaaaaaaacattactatttCTTTATATAGGTATGTCACTTGTCATACTTTAAATGTCACACGACTAGAATAATAGACTTGCGTTGCATTGACGCAAAAACCTACGGACGATACCTAATTACTGTTTTACGAGTAAATTATCTACCTACCTTTCCAAAGTtacttaaaacattattttgtaaCCTATGTcggaaataaatgttttcagcAGAAGCCATAATAAACACTAAAGATAGTCAAGTTTCTCAGAGCCTCCGAGGTTGCACTGTGTTGACGGCATTTGTTCCTTTTTATCGAATAGGCCACAAAATGGTATCCATCATCTTACCTTCCGTTTCGATTGTCGCAGATCAACGGTGGCCAGCTCCTATCCCGCATCCAAGAGCACCACTACTTCTCGGAGCCGCAGGCGGCCGAGATCGTCCGCGAGATCGCGAACGCCCTACACTTCCTGCACGGCAAGGGCGTGGCGCACCGCGACCTCAAGCCGGAGAACATCCTGTGCGTGCACACGGACCGGCTGTGCCCCGTGAAGATCTGCGACTTTGATCTCGGCAGCGGGATCAGCTTCACGTCCAGCCTCGCGGGGCCGCTGGCCACGCCGCAGCTCATGACACCGGTGAGTACTATGCGATCGACGATACAGTTACCTCTGACCATTCCTCACTTTTATTAGAACGAGTTAAAGTCTACAATGGTCATCTTACCTGAAAATAGGTCGACTATGACGTCTCTTGGGTCTCGCATGTaagctatttttttatacattattctAGCTTTTTTTGACTGGGTCGTAATGCGTAATCAAGTTTACTACACCGTAACAGATCGTTCAAACAGTTTTTTTTCATGCGGACACGATTTTTTGTTCCATTACGCCTACAAACAAGATTTGTAACACAAAAAGCATCAAATACCAGGATTTATGTTAAATTACGCTAGCTAATACTTCATTAAGTTATTCGTTTGTTCGCAATTTGATTTCACGGTataggtaactaatttaaaatgtaaacgaAGCTACTTTAGTCTGACTTGCAAAATAATTATAGCCTTAATTTAATACTTCCTTTAAAATAATCAACACTATATTATTAAATGCAATACAGTTTTGGAAAGTTGCTAATAAAACTTGTTTAATATTGATCGGTCACGAACCTTCGTCGTTCAGAACGCAGTCAAGATGAGGCAGTACAGATATCacactaaattattattaaattacccTTAGGTTCAATAAATAAgcaaattgagaaaaaaacataatttgaccgTTGCATAATGTTGTTTCCAGTATATTATCAgatatagaggcgtattgtttATTACGGTTTGAAAAACCCCGTATCTACATTGTGTGCTATAAATCTATCTTATCCTTgcgatatattattttatataacaataaacaatattaatggaTAAATAACTTAAGATTTCCCTATGAATAAGTAAACCGTTTCAATTTCTTAACACGGCTCgaaacgaaattaaaaaatagtacattaaaCTGCAGAGATAAAGAACTGACGAACAAGTTTCTATGAaggggggtcagttatctctgcagcttactgaaCATATACTGCTAAACTCAAACCCTTCCCTTTGTCGCATAGACGCCATGATGTGAAGtcctaatattgtttttatcgCTTGacaataataactaaaatatacatattgcATGATTGAATTGAAATTCTCACACATTGCTATGATTACTAAAGTATTGAAATGGATATAACATGTGACTAAGTGCGTATCGAATGTTTTGTATATCGTGACGAACTTTTCattttgcataaataaatatgtatcgaTCAATAAAATACcaacatatatattaataaaatttattttagtcacaTAACAATGAAGTCTTTTTAACGAGTTTTTTTCTGACGCTTTTATGgtggtgataaatgataaaaataaagtaatatgaGAATGAGCAGTGATTATGAAGTACATTTCAGTTTACTTGGattcttattttaatatatagtagcATTATCTGCATAATATTATTCTTGTTTGAGATTCTTGCGCGTAGAAGGTCAGGTCCTTTTGTTTTGTCTTCATATTATGAAGTGCAATGGTAGCTAATATCGGACCATTCCAATTCTTTAGCACGTTAtgttaaagaaataataaatgactCGTATCACAAGTTAAACTCTTTGTAATAGAAGGAAAGTAAAGCACTTATCACCATTATGGGACCAATAATGGACCATATCACATTTTAATAAGGTTTATAAATAATCGTTTAACACCTTTGCTGAGGCAATTAGTAACTCGTAATAAAGCATACTTTGCATGTGGTCTTTGGACCTAATACCCCAGTAAAGGTGTTAAACGATTACTTCTTTGTAGGCCGTTCGGATAGGCATAGATAAGGTAGACAGCCGTTGTAGAAGTAGCAGCAGGTACGAGGAGTAGGTAGGGGAAAATCCGTCATAATATATGAATTTGTACCCTCATTTGTTATTTCACTCAGAAGGTGCAATTGCAGTAGGTAGTCGAGTGTGGGGCTGCCAGGCAACCGATATTGTTTAATTTGGCGAATCGACGTAGTGTTATTGCGCCCAAGATTACTTGCCTCTACTTAGCAACAAAAACTTAATGAAATATATTCATGATGATATATTTTGTCCTCAGGTGGGCAGCGCGGAATTCATGGCCCCCGAGGTGGTGTCGCTGTTCGCGGGTTCGGCGGCGACGCACTACGACAAGCGCTGCGACCTGTGGTCGCTCGGCGTCATCGCCTACATCCTGCTGTGCGGCTACCCGCCCTTCCGCGCGGACTGCGGCGCCGACTGCGGCTGGGAGCGCGGCGAGAACTGCCGCGCCTGCCAGGACCTCCTCTTCACTTCCATACAGGTTGGCACATCACATATATATGCTACTGTGCGGCTGTCAGATTTCGGGCCAACCACAATTAGCGGACTGATGAACCTTTTTCTTAGATGCTTTAATGGCGACAGTTGGTTTAGTGCAACCGACTCTTTAGAGCCCCTTAGAACTCGTGTATGAAGCACTATTTGATGTATACAAGTCGTTCTTCGGTGAAGGAAATCTCGGGAGGAAACTGGACTGTCTCATTGAGGCCTAGTTTATTTTCTGTATCGGAAGGACAAATTTTAATCgcttttataaaaattaggcCATGCGCCTCCCAAGTGTACTGTTGCAAGATATCTGGTTAACTGCAAACTGCAACTTACGTATTCACATCTGATTAGCTGCAAAATTcattgaaatgagtaagtatgTTGTTGTATTGTAGGAGGGGCGCTACACGTTCCCCGAGGAGGAGTGGGCGCACATCAGCTCCGAGGCCAAGGACCTGATCCGGCAGCTGCTGGTGCGCGAGGCGCGGCGCCGGCTGAGCGCCGAGCGCGTGCTGCAGCACGCCTGgctgcgccgcgccggcgccgagCTGCGCGCCGACCGCTACCCGCCGCTGCAGACGCCCATCAACATTAAACGGTGAGCTCCCATCCAAACTTATTACTATGGAAGGCGGAAGGCGCGGAACGGTGTTTTTTGTAGCTTTCGCCAGCACTGAAGcagaatattttgatttatgttacCTGACATGCATCAAACACTAGtaatattaaataggtatttcataattaaaactttatcCCCCTTATCCATAGAACTTAGCAAACCTTTAGTTCTGTTGGTGATAAATAAGAACAAACGATTATACGGCATTTTAGATCCGTCAGAGGTTTATGAATGATACCGTATATTTACAGTACGTTTCCGTTTGCTCACAGCAACATGTCGGCGCGCAACCTGTCCAACTTCGCGGAGTCGGCGATGGCGGTGAACCGCGTGATCCAGCAGCACTTCTCGATGAACTACTCGTACCTGGAGCCGAGCGCGCCGCTACGCTGCAGCAAGTCGTGCCAGCCCGCCGCGCCGGGCCGGCCGtgccgcgcgcccgcgccgctcggCCTGTCGCCGCCCGCCGACAGCCAGCTGCTGCGCCGCCGCATGCAGGACGCGCTGGCGCACTAGCGCCCCGGGGCTCTCATGTCGTGCCGTGCCCGCAATACTCCTAACGCGCTCCCTGCCGGCGAGGCCCGTGCGTGACGAGCGCAGCCAATAacacgaacagagaacccgctcgggtcgctggcagtgattACGTTGAGTCGGTGGACGATTAAAACTCGTCGAACCTCTAATAGCTCGGTGTTAGATCCTGAGATATCATTGTTTCGAGTTGATTTAGTAAGGCTGATCCTGGTGCAGATGTCAATTGAAAATTCAGATTATAACCTTGAAATTTGAAACCTCGGCACGGTCCATGCTGCACTTTAAAAAGGATTAGACGAGTTTAGATTGTCATCCAGCGAATAATCTGACCGCCGATCTGTTATTCTGTAAGCCGCAAAATTGTATTTGCATAATAAGCTTCAGTCGTTACGCGACAGATTGACAGGTGGACTTCTCCCGATTTCGCTGGATAGTcttgaaatttgttttttcgTGAACGGGCGTCAAAACGTTCATACAATTCGTAGTAAAGCTGTTCCTTCTAGGCCACAtatttcttgaaatcttttctATGTAGGCGAGTTTTACttaaatcaaattttattaaCGTTTCGTCGTTCATATTAGACGCAGAGTACAGATATCGTAGCGTATAAAGCCGAACGTTAGAATTCCTTTTCGATTAACTGATGGAATTCTAAATTTGAGTTTGGCAAAATGTACGTAAATAGAATACCCGGCGTCTAGTTCTCGATGAATGTATTGCCGTGattggcgcggcgcggcgctaGAGTAGATGTTGCTAGAACACGCAGGTGTCGCTCGGGGCGTCAGAGACACTGTGCCAACGGATACTCTCCAGTGATACGTCCGATCGCAACCATGTGAACGGTACTTATAGAGCTGTAAACAGTTTTATTTGAGCcttttaaagatatatttttatgaataaataaaaacgacTGAATAGTTTTTATCGATAGAGTATTGTGAGTTTATTTTGGCGGTGCGGAGGCCCGCTCGGACCCCGCGCGGTCTTTAAACGACGTATTAATATTGAGATAGTTATACCGTTCTACTAAATATCAACGcagatttattattatgtttggatTTATAAAATCCGTCAATTGAAATTTGAGCTTACTTGTGTAATTACTTTCGAGGCCTATCCTTTgcaatattgtaaaatattctATTTTCGAAGGAGTTATTCGGAAACTAGTCTGTTATGTGATTGTTTATTTGCATTTTACCAACGATGGAAAACCCACATCTCATTAATTAAGAATGAATCGATCCTTTTGTATAAGATGAAGTTGAAGGCAATATGTGACATTTAGCTACGAGACGCAAGAATGCTGCCGCTCGATTGTTGTGAGAATGAATCAAATTcgcttttttaattatatagtgTTAATAAATTGTAATAGCACTTGTGAGCTGATTGTTTGAAATGTCATATATTTCTGAAGCTGTGGTACGTTAAGTGCATGGAGTTCCATGGGACTGCCATATGAACATGTGATCAGTTTGAATACTTTTATATTGCTGAGCGAGAGAAGTGTTGTAGTAGTGTTAAGTGTAGACCTGCTAGACTGTGTCCTGCGTCCTTGATTGGAGAAAgaaacaaacatacaaacatacCATCCTCACCTACATttggattatttttataatttatttaaatacaatttaattttcacttaaaacatactattttattttactattatgtGGCTTTATCCAATCAAACCTGAACTTACGCAGATTCTTGTTAAAACTTTGTTTTCGACTAAATCATTGATTTGAAATGTCATTGAATAcagtttgaattttgaaaaaagatTTTGTTTCATTCTTCCTTgcagatatttaacaaaaaatctGGGGGTACGGTAGTaaccccgccaagacgagcaaaccgaagcgcaagggcactacctaccctTTCTCGAGGGcttcgtaatttttttgaacactcatacttgggtttggattatcccAGATAAACTAAATTCTCAGGATATAATGTCGATAGTGgaattattaagcataaaaatagtcaattgcattaattgcatagctctcatactttagattatattcatattttaaaaaccCAGATTTCggcactgactcactcactgatgatcatcaaaacccttaggtcCTTCCTGAAGTTCTAGGGAGCTGAAATTGAAAaatggtatgtaggatagtattaatacacaaacaacaaaaaaaaacaaaaacttggagaaaagttgtttttatttatttagaaacgaAACTGTCTTACAAACAtcaaaaatgcaatacaaaagatgtaccccaacaaaaggaaaaaggaattttgtatggggaatgaaTAACCGCTAAACctctttaaccttttcaa
This portion of the Cydia pomonella isolate Wapato2018A chromosome 7, ilCydPomo1, whole genome shotgun sequence genome encodes:
- the LOC133519672 gene encoding MAP kinase-interacting serine/threonine-protein kinase 1 encodes the protein MVKKISEESVDSGVGRCSSQSSSERESDESPRGSEPSAPVPIPDSEDLQRRKEEARRKRRRKKRSGSSVVTSCFQDLYKLTGEVLGEGAYASVQTCVNIYTGQEFAVKIIDKVPGHARARVFREVETFHYCQGHPNIIQLIEFFEDTDKFYLVFEKINGGQLLSRIQEHHYFSEPQAAEIVREIANALHFLHGKGVAHRDLKPENILCVHTDRLCPVKICDFDLGSGISFTSSLAGPLATPQLMTPVGSAEFMAPEVVSLFAGSAATHYDKRCDLWSLGVIAYILLCGYPPFRADCGADCGWERGENCRACQDLLFTSIQEGRYTFPEEEWAHISSEAKDLIRQLLVREARRRLSAERVLQHAWLRRAGAELRADRYPPLQTPINIKRNMSARNLSNFAESAMAVNRVIQQHFSMNYSYLEPSAPLRCSKSCQPAAPGRPCRAPAPLGLSPPADSQLLRRRMQDALAH